One Klebsiella electrica genomic window, TTTACGCGGCGGCGCATAGATCCCCCACAGGCCCGCCGCCAGTAACAGCAGCCCGCCGACCAGTAGCCACGGGGTAAAAACATAGGGGCTTATCAGGCTGAAGTAAAACAGCAGGAACGAGGTGACGATAAAGATAGCCTCACGCAGCCCATCCGGGCGGCTCAGCGCGTGCTCCTCCGGCGTTTCCTGGCGAATGCTCAACAGCTCTATCTGCTCGCTCTCTTCCCCGCGGATTGACGCCTGGGTTGACGATGTCCGTTCAAGGGCGTAACTGCGGCTCTCCTGCGGGTAGTCGCTGAGCGCGTGGCCATTGAGCGCAATGACCAGCGGCAGGCTGTCGGTAGGAATCAGCTCAACGCTATTTTCATCATTGATATGCTGCTCTAAGAAGGGAGGGAGATGCACCTCCACCGAGTCGAGGAAGTAGCGCCATTTGTTCGGGTCATCTGTGGTAATGCCATAGCGCGTAATGGCGCGGGTCACCGTGAAGACGGTATCGCTCTGTTGGGTGAGAGACAGTACGGCAGGGGCAACGCTTGCCCCCGACGCCGGCATCTGACGGGCGTTGTTGAGACCTTCAAGGTACTTTTCCACCGCGCGGCGTTCTGGCTCAGAAAGCGTGCGGGTGACGGCATCGCTAAAGGCATGCAGGAGGGGGAGGCGGCGACGCCTGGCATGCGATCGATACCACCACCCGATAAGCAATGCGCAGATTAGCAGAGCTGTGAAAGAAATCAGAAAGGTGCCCATGCCCATCCCATCGTAGTTATTCTTTTCTTACAGGTGTCTTTAGTTGCTTAACACTTTGCGTGAACCTGCAGGGTGCTCTCGGCAGATATCGTATGTATACGGGAAAATTTATTGTGCGATACAGCAGCATACAAGCTTATCAAAATCGTGAAAATTCAGGAATCAGTAAATTCTCAAAAACATTTCAACCTATTGACTTTTTTATCTTTCTGATTCCCGGATTTTGAGAGCAGAAGTTGCAACTATGTAAATAAGTGGCGAATTGAATTGCCGAAACCGTGCTGCGTATCGCACAATGACTCCTGGAATCACAGCATAGATCGATAACAATGAGCAAATCATTACAAAAACCCGCCATTCTCAATGTTGAAACAGTAGCGCGTTCGCGTCTTTTTAACGTTGAAAGCGTGGACCTCGAGTTCAGCAACGGCGTGCGTCGCGTTTATGAACGCATGCGCCCTTCGACGCGTGAAGCCGTGATGATTGTACCGATTGTTGATGACCATCTCATTCTGATCCGTGAATATGCCGTTGGCACCGAATCTTATGAACTGGGGTTTTCTAAAGGGCTGATTGATCCGGGTGAAACCGTCATGGAAGCCGCGAACCGTGAGCTGAAAGAAGAGGTGGGTTTCGGCGCTAATAAGCTGACGTTCCTGAAAAAACTGAGCATGGCACCGTCCTATTTCTCCAGCCAGATGAATATTCTGGTGGCAGAAGATCTGTACCCGGAATCGCTGCCCGGCGATGAGCCGGAACCTTTACCGCAGGTACGCTGGCCGCTGTCGCAGCTGATGACGCTGCTCGATGATGAAGATTTTAACGAAGCGCGCAACGTCAGCGCCCTGTTTTTGGTCCGTGAGTGGCTACGGGCTCAGGGACGCCTGTAGACGTCCGGCCTGCAAACAAGAAACAGAAAAAAAGCGCCCGCAGGCGCTTTTTTTGTCAGAACAGTTCGTGGGTTTCCCCGCCGCCGTCGGTGATCGTGGTCCCCACCTCATGCACCGCCTGATGGGTCGGCTGTGTGCCATCAATGAAGTATTCGGCGCGGCTGTTGCCGCCGCTCGCCAGCTGGCCGGTGCTGCGGTCGATATTGACCGTGACCACGCCAGGCGGCGGGGTTAATGGCTCTTCAGGTACGCCTTCCAGTACGCGTTTCATAAAGTCATCCCAGGCTGGCTGGGCGCTTTTGGCTCCCCCCTCATAGCCGGAGATCTGATCTTTAATCGCGCCGGATGCGGTGGTCCGCCCCAGATCGCGGCGGTGATCGTCAAATCCAATCCATACCGACGTCACCACGCCCGGACCGTAGCCGGAGAACCACGCATCTTTTGAGCTGTTGGTGGTCCCCGTTTTACCGCCGATATCGTGGCGCTGCAGATCGCGACCGGCGCGCCAGCCGGTCCCCATCCAGCCCGGTTCGCCGAAGATGTTACTGTTCAGGGCGCTCTTAATCAGGAATGACAGTGGTGTGCTGATCACATGCGGCGCGTATTCCGCAGAACCGGTTTGCGCAACCAGTGCCTGGTTAACCTGTTCAAGCTCTGGCTGCGGCGACACCGCGGCGTTCTGCGGTGTTGCAGAGGTCGCGACATCTTCGACATCTTTATTTTCCAGCACGTCGGATTTCGGCGTCTCGCCGTAAATAACCGGCAGGTTGCACTGCGGACAGGCAACTTTAGGCCGCTCTTCAAAGATCACGCCGCCCTGATCGGTCTCGATTTTGCTGATAAAGAATGGCGTTATCAGGAAGCCGCCGTTGGCCATCACCGAATAACCACGCGCAACCTGCATCGGCGTAAAGGATGCCGATCCCAGCGCCAGCGACTCGGTATGCACGATATTTTGCGCCGGGAAACCGAAACGCTGTAGATATTCCGCCGCGTAATCCACGCCCATGGCGCGCATGGCGCGAACCATCACCACGTTCTTCGACTCTCCCAGCCCCTGACGCAAGCGAATAGGGCCAGCGTACTGCGGCGGGGAGTTTTTCGGCTGCCAGTCGGAACCTGCACCGGCGTCCCAACGGGAAATCGGCACATCGTTAAGCATACTGGCCAGCGTCAGACCTTTATCCATCGCCGCGGTGTAGAGGAACGGCTTAATGTTTGAGCCCACCTGGCGCAGGGCCTGGGTTGCGCGGTTGAATTTACTTTGATTGAAGTCGAACCCGCCGACCAGCGCGATAATGGCGCCATTCTGCGGGTTAATCGAAACCAGCGCCGAGTTCACATCCGGTACCTGCGACAACCACCAGCCGTCGCCGACCTGGCGGACCCAAATTTGCTGCCCGGACTGCAGGACATCGGTGACCTTGCGCGGCGTCGCCCCTTGCTGGGTATCGGAGATAAAACGACGCGCCCAGCGGACGCCCTGCATATTCAGGGTGACCGACGTTCCATTACTTAATAGCGCGTGCGCTTCCTGCGGATTTGCCGAGGTAATCACCGCCGGAGCAAGCGGCCCGTAGCCGGGCTGGTTTTTCAGCGAGGCGATGATTTTCGCCTGATCCCAGGGCGCTTCCCCCTCTTTCCACAGCACGTTGGCCGGACCGCGGTAGCCGTGGCGCATATCGTAATCCAGCACGTTATTGCGCACGGCCTGCTGAGCCGACTGCTGATTTTTACGCGTGATGGTGGTGTAAACGCGGTAGCCATCTTCATACGCCTGCTCGCCATAACGGTTGACCATCTCCTGGCGGACCATCTCACTGAGATACGGCGCGGAGAAGGCGATTTCCGGT contains:
- the nudE gene encoding ADP compounds hydrolase NudE, which translates into the protein MSKSLQKPAILNVETVARSRLFNVESVDLEFSNGVRRVYERMRPSTREAVMIVPIVDDHLILIREYAVGTESYELGFSKGLIDPGETVMEAANRELKEEVGFGANKLTFLKKLSMAPSYFSSQMNILVAEDLYPESLPGDEPEPLPQVRWPLSQLMTLLDDEDFNEARNVSALFLVREWLRAQGRL
- the mrcA gene encoding peptidoglycan glycosyltransferase/peptidoglycan DD-transpeptidase MrcA translates to MKFVKYLLILAVCCVLLGAGSVFGLYKYIEPQLPDVATLKDVRLQIPMQVYSADGELIAQYGEKRRIPVTLQNMPPELIKAFIATEDSRFYEHHGVDPVGIFRAASVAMFSGHASQGASTITQQLARNFFLSPEKTLMRKIKEAFLAIRIEQLLNKDEILELYLNKIYLGYRAYGVGAAAQVYFGKSIDQLSLSEMAVIAGLPKAPSTFNPLYSIDRATARRNVVLARMLNEGYITQTQYDQARSEAIDARYHAPEIAFSAPYLSEMVRQEMVNRYGEQAYEDGYRVYTTITRKNQQSAQQAVRNNVLDYDMRHGYRGPANVLWKEGEAPWDQAKIIASLKNQPGYGPLAPAVITSANPQEAHALLSNGTSVTLNMQGVRWARRFISDTQQGATPRKVTDVLQSGQQIWVRQVGDGWWLSQVPDVNSALVSINPQNGAIIALVGGFDFNQSKFNRATQALRQVGSNIKPFLYTAAMDKGLTLASMLNDVPISRWDAGAGSDWQPKNSPPQYAGPIRLRQGLGESKNVVMVRAMRAMGVDYAAEYLQRFGFPAQNIVHTESLALGSASFTPMQVARGYSVMANGGFLITPFFISKIETDQGGVIFEERPKVACPQCNLPVIYGETPKSDVLENKDVEDVATSATPQNAAVSPQPELEQVNQALVAQTGSAEYAPHVISTPLSFLIKSALNSNIFGEPGWMGTGWRAGRDLQRHDIGGKTGTTNSSKDAWFSGYGPGVVTSVWIGFDDHRRDLGRTTASGAIKDQISGYEGGAKSAQPAWDDFMKRVLEGVPEEPLTPPPGVVTVNIDRSTGQLASGGNSRAEYFIDGTQPTHQAVHEVGTTITDGGGETHELF